A stretch of DNA from Mucilaginibacter daejeonensis:
TTTTAAACGGGTCTCTTTCCATTTATCGAACCACTCTTTTTGCGTACCAGGGCGCACGAAGTATTGCATCTCCATTTGTTCGAATTCGCGCATACGGATAATGAACTGGCGGGCGATCACCTCGTTGCGGAACGCCTTACCGATCTGTGCTATACCGAATGGGATCTTCATCCGGCCTGATTTCTGCACGTTCAGGTAGTTCACAAAGATGCCTTGAGCGGTCTCCGGGCGCAGGTATACCACATCGGCATCATCGGCCACGGCGCCCATCTGGGTGCTGAACATCAGGTTAAATTGGCGTACCTCGGTCCAGTTGCGGGTGCCACTGACCGGGCAGGCGATCTCGTGCTCGATCACCAGTTCGCGCAGGCGGGTCAGGTCATCGGCCTTCATGGCGTTGTCCAGTTCGGTCTGTAGTTGCTCGGCCTTGTCGGTCTTGCCGTCGGTATCATATTTGGCTATACGGTCTTCCAGTAACTGGTCGGCGCGGTAGCGTTTCTTCGAATCTTTGTTATCGATCATGGGGTCGCTAAAGCCGTCAACGTGACCGCTTGCTTTCCAGATCTTAGGGTGCATGAATATGGCCGAATCTATACCTACGATGTTCTCGTGCAGTTGCACCATGCTTTTCCACCAGTAGGTCTTGATGTTGTTCTTTAACTCGGCACCGTTCTGGCCGTAATCGTAAACGGCGCTTAGTCCGTCATATATCTCGCTCGATGGGAACACAAAGCCGTATTCTTTGGCATGTGCGATCACATTCTTGAACAATTCGTCGGTATTTTTACTCATAGCGCGTCAAAGATAAAATTTTTAGTTGTTTGTTCATGGTCCATCGTCGATGCAGCTAAGGTTCTGCCATGAACTATGAACTCACGAACTATCAGCCGAATAACTATCTTTGCCGGCGCTATGATAGAGCAGCAGATCAAGAACGCTATACGCGATATACCCGACTTCCCGAAACCGGGTATCGTTTTTAAAGATATCACACCCATACTAAAGGATCCCGGCCTGTGCGAGGCCATCGTTAACTCCTTTGCCCTGCATTTCCAGAATGTGAAGATCGATGCCGTGGCAGGTGTAGAAAGCCGTGGTTTCCTGTTCGGCCTGCAGTTGGCCGGTAAGCTGGGCGTGCCTTTTGTGCCGGTGCGCAAGGCGGGTAAACTGCCGTTCACCGTTCATCAGAAAGAGTACGATCTTGAGTATGGCTCGGCCACTATTGAGGTGCATACCGATGCCTTTAAACCCGGTCAGCACATATTACTGCATGACGACCTGCTGGCCACCGGCGGTACCGTTTTGGCCGCGGCCGACCTGATCCGCGAGATGGGCGGCATAGTTGCCGGTTTTAGCTTCATTGTTGACCTCAACTTTTTAGGCGGACGCAAAAAGATCGAACCTATTTGCAACAGGGTCGTGGTACTGGCCGAATACAAATAAGCCACGGATATCGATCGTCTGCACGTCGGGTATCAAAACACTTTGGGCTTTTTGTTGGTTATGAATAGCGTAGCACGAACATCATGCTGCATCAACGAACGCTAAATACAACCGCCATGAAGAACTACGAGACCTTAGTGGATGCCACTAATGACCTGATGAAAAGAGGATATACTGCCAACCTTAGTTTTGAGGATAACGGCGAGACCATTGACGATAAAAGTAATAACGTACATATGCACGCCGACGATTTTGAGGTAGATGAGTTCTTCCGTTTCGAAGGACCCAGCAACCCGTCAGATATGTCTATCGTGTACGCCATATCATCGGCCAAGTACAACCTTAAAGGTGTGTTGGTAGATGCTTACGGTACCTATGCTAACACAAGCACCTCGGCTATAGAAGCCAAATTGCATCACCACCAGGTAAGCGATAACCTACACGGAGAGGATCGCCCAAGCGCTAACTAAACGATATTGGGCTTCTTACTTCTGTAAGACCTTTAACAGGCGGCAGCCGGCCGATAATATCGCCGGGCTGCCGTTTTGCATTAGAGCCTTTAACTGAGTGATCAGTGGAGAGGTGATGAAAGGGTATCGACCGGTCAAATGGCAGAGCGTCTCGCCGGCACAAACCTTTACCGCTACTCTGGTGAGCGGGTCGTCCAGTTTTTCAAAGCACAAGCTGATCAACGGTTCCATATCGGTGTCTGCCAATTGCTCTTTCACTGATGCTGGGGCTTTGGGCCTGGTCAGGCAACTGAATATCTTCATATAGTGCCTGTGGCAACTGGGGTTAGTGGCCAGCGCACCGTAACGTAAAAGGTCAGGTAAATGCTCAATGAATTCCTCAGGATGCCGCGTTAATGCGATCTCCAATAGCCAGGCGGCATGAAAGGATACCTTTCTGTCACGATGCAGGGTAAGTTGTATTAGCTCGGTCGTGTCGATCTCGCCATTGCGCAACAGCAAAATAAGTTGCTCCATATTGCGGCGGAAGTCGGCCGCTTTGAGGTCATTGATCAAGGGACTGAGCAAAAGCATGATGAAGTTGTGATAAAGGACAGCTGATCAATTAACTGACGATCAACTGCCACGATGATACGAAATTATTGATCGGAACGCGATCTGTTATACAACTACCTATGGATAACGAACAAAAAAAACAATATAACGAGCTTACCCCGCAAGAGGAGTGGGTGATCTTACATAAAGGTACCGAACGCCCTTTCACCGGTGAGCTGTTGAACAACAAGGCACAAGGTGTTTATGTATGCCGTCGTTGCGATGCGCCGCTGTACCGCAGCGAGGATAAATTTGAATCGTTTTGTGGCTGGCCAAGTTTTGATGACGAGATACCGGGAGCCGTACACCGCGAAACGGATGCCGATGGTCGCCGGGTAGAGATACTCTGTTCGAACTGTGGAGCTCACCTGGGGCACGTGTTCACGGGCGAACGTTTTACTGCCAAAAATACCCGTCATTGTGTGAACTCAGTTTCGATGAAGTTCGTGCCGATAGACGAGTACGCTCAGCAAAAGTGATCCTTATAAACTAATAAAATATCGGTGAAGTGACCTTATTTCCACCGATAATTTTAAGGTTAAAGTTACCAACATTAAGGCCCGTTATCCACGGGCTTTTTTTATGATTTTCTTTATCAGTGTTTTAACGTTCACGAGGATGTCATTAAAGCTCATCCCCACAAAGCATCACTTGGTGTGAGTATGACGATCGAACACCGTTAAATATCTCAACCGGCTGTTTATCAATTGATTGTGTGTTAACTTATAGTAAACAAATTATTCAGAAAAAGTTTGATGTGGATAACTTTTACGGGGTGTGGAGAATGATCGCATGGTAGTTTAGGGCGTGCTCTGTACATTTGTTCATAGGCTTTTCGAACCCTGATGAGAGGGCCTTTACGGTAGCCCAAAACGATCTTTTTGAGCTGGCCACGAACAGGTGAGGTGGATGAACCCTAACCCGATACAGTGAATTATTGAGCCATTGCTTGCGCCCCGTCCGTATGGATCGGGTGGTTAGCGTGTCTCTAATGGTGTGCATATAACAAAACGATATAAAGTATTTTACTTATGAGCCAGGAAAACGAATTATTACTACGAGAGAACAAAGACCGCTTTGTTATTCTGCCGATCAATTATCCGGCTATTTGGGAGATGTACAAAAAGCATGAAGCCAGCTTTTGGACAGCCGAAGAGATCGACCTTAGCGATGACCTGAAACATTGGAACAGCCTAAATGATGGTGAAAGGCACTTTATATCGCACGTACTGGCGTTTTTTGCCGCCAGCGACGGTATAGTTAACGAGAACCTGGCCGTTAACTTTATGAGCGAGGTGCAGGTGCCCGAGGCCCGTTGTTTCTATGGTTTCCAGATCATGATGGAGAACATCCACTCAGAGACCTATGCGCTCCTGATCGATACTTATGTGAAGGACCCAGCCGAGAAGGACCGTTTGTTCCATGCCATTGATACCGTACCATGCGTAGGTAAAAAAGCTGAGTGGGCATTGAAATGGATCGATAACGGTACGTTCGCACAGCGTTTGGTGGCCTTTGCTGCGGTAGAGGGTATCTTCTTTTCGGGTAGCTTTTGCTCTATCTTCTGGCTTAAAAAACGCGGCCTGATGCCAGGTCTGACCTTCAGCAATGAGTTGATCTCACGTGATGAGGGTATGCACTGCGAGTTCGCTTGCTTGCTGTACAGCATGTTGGAGAACAAGCTGAGCAAAGAAGAAGCGACCGGTATTATCACCGACGCGGTAGAGATCGAAAAGGAGTTCATCACCGATGCGTTACCGGTAAAACTGATCGGTATGAACGCCGACCTGATGGGGCAATACATCGAATTTGTGGCCGACCGCTGGTTAGTGGAGCTGGGTTACGACAAAGTGTACAACACCTCTAATCCGTTCGATTTCATGGAAATGATCTCGTTACAAGGCAAGACCAACTTTTTTGAGAAGCGCGTAGGCGACTACCAAAAGAGCGGGGTACTGAACGCACAACCTGCAAGCCAGGCGTTCTCTCTTGACGAAGACTTTTAAGCTTCGATAGCATCATACATACTACCTACTGAAAACATATAATCAACAAGATCACTATTAACTACTCACGAAGATGTTTGTAATAAAAAGAGACGGCAGAACAGAGTCGGTGAAATTTGACAAGATCACCGCACGTATAGAGAAATTATGCTACGGACTTAACCCACACCTGGTGGACCCGGTGGACGTAGCTAAAAAAGTAATTGAAGGTTTGTATGATGGCGTGACCACCTCGGAGCTGGATAACCTGGCCGCTGAGACCGCTGCATCATTGACCACCAAGCACCCCGATTATGCTTTGCTGGCCTCACGCATAGCCGTGTCTAACCTGCACAAGAATACCGTAAAGTCGTTTAGCGAGACCATGCGTAAGCTGTATCACTATAAAGATCCCAAGACCGGTCGTAACGCGTCTCTGCTTGCGGATGATGTTTGGGAAGTGATCGAAGCTAACGCCGATATCCTGGATAGCAGTATCATTTACGATCGCGACTTCGGTTTTGATTACTTCGGTTTCAAGACCTTGGAGAAATCATACCTGTTGAAACTGGATGGCCGCATTGCCGAGCGTCCGCAACACCTGTTCATGCGTGTATCGGTAGGTATCCACAAAGAGGATATCGAGAGCGCCATCAAGACCTATAACCTGATGAGCGAGCGTTGGTTCACCCACGCTACCCCGACCTTGTTCAACGCCGGTACACCAAAACCTCAAATGTCGTCATGCTTCCTGTTGACCATGAAGGATGACAGCATCGAAGGTATCTATGACACCCTGAAACAAACCGCACAGATATCTCAAAGTGCCGGTGGTATCGGTCTGAGCATTCATAACGTGCGTGCTACAGGTTCATATATCAGCGGTACTAACGGTACCAGCAACGGTATCATCCCAATGCTGCGTGTGTTCAACGATACTGCCCGTTACGTGGATCAGGGTGGTGGCAAGCGTAAAGGCGCTTTCGCTATCTACCTAGAGCCATGGCATGCCGATATCTTCGAATTCCTGGATCTGCGTAAGAACCACGGTAAAGAAGAGATGCGCGCCCGTGACCTGTTCTATGCCCTTTGGGTGTGCGACCTGTTCATGCAGCGTGTGGAAGCCAATGAGGACTGGAGCTTGTTTTGCCCGCATGAGGCACCGGGCCTTGCCGATTGCTTTGGCAAAGAGTTCGAAGAATTGTACATCAAATATGAGAATGAAGGCCGCGCCCGCCGCAAGGTGAAAGCGCAGGAGCTTTGGTTCGCTATACTGGATGCCCAGGTAGAGACCGGTACTCCATACCTGTTGTATAAAGATGCTGCCAACAGCAAATCCAACCAGCAGAACTTAGGTACCATCAAGAGCTCGAACCTGTGCACCGAGATCATGGAGTACACCTCGGCCGATGAGGTGGCGGTTTGTAACCTGGCCTCGTTAGCGTTGCCACGTTTTGTGATCAACGGTCAGTTCGACCACCAAAAATTATACGAGGTGACCTACCAGGCTACCCTCAACCTGAACAAGATCATTGATGGTAACTTTTACCCGGTAAAAGAGGCCGAATACTCTAACCTGCGTCACCGCCCGATCGGTTTAGGTGTACAAGGTTTGGCCGATACCTTTATTTGCCTGCGCATGCCGTTCGAAAGTGACGAAGCCAAGCAACTTAACAAAGAGATATTCGAGACCATTTACTTTGCGGCCATGACCGCCTCTAAGGATCTGGCCGTTAAGGACGGACCTTACGAAACTTTCAAAGGTTCGCCACTGTCTGAAGGTAAATTCCAGTTCGACCTGTGGAATGAAAAACCAGCCAGCACCCGTTGGGATTGGGAGAACCTGCGCCTTGACGTCATGAACCACGGTGTTCGTAACTCGTTATTGGTAGCACCGATGCCTACTGCATCAACCTCGCAGATATTAGGTAACAATGAGTGCTTTGAACCATATACCTCTAACATTTACACCCGCCGTGTACTGAGTGGCGAGTTCGTGATCGTGAACAAACACCTGTTGCGCGACCTGGTGGATCTAGGCTTGTGGAACAGCCGCATGAAGGATATGATCATCAGCGCTAACGGTTCGGTACAGGATATTGCCGAGATACCACAGAACATCAAAGATCTGTACAAGACCGTTTGGGAGATCAAGATGCGTAACATCATTGACATGGCTGCCGACCGTGGGGCATACATTTGCCAGTCGCAGTCGCTTAACCTGTTCATCAACTCACCTAACGCTTCTAAACTGACCTCGATGCACTTCTACGCCTGGAAAAAGGGCTTGAAGACCGGTATGTACTACCTGCGTACCCAGGCAGCCTCACAAGCGGTTAAGTTCACCGTTGAGAATCAGGCCGGCAAGAACATGGATCCTGTTATCCCGGCTGAGGTAGCCCAAATGGCCGATGACGTGCCAGCAGGACCAAGCTGCTCAATGGAAGAAGGTTGTGTGACCTGCTCAGCATAAGCAAGCGCATTCCTTACCGGTATAAAAATTAATGACCAAGCCCTGAAGTTTCCTGCTTCAGGGCTTTTTATATTTGTACATGTCAACGCCACTCCAAAAGCATGAGACCGTAATGTGCGACCGCTGCCGGTCAACTTTTGAGTGCAAGGCCAACTCGTACACCAAATGCCAGTGCAGCGAGGTACACCTCACCATCAACGAGGTGCAATACGTAAGCGAGCTGTACGATGGTTGCCTTTGCGTGAATTGTCTGCGCGAGTTACAGAAAGAGTACCAGGAGCAATAAGATCAGGATAGCTCAGCTGTTTGTTATGATCCAGATGATGATGGGCCGTACCAGAGTGGGCTCAGTAAAAAGAAGGCGCGCCAGCGGCTCTTTCTGATCAAGGTAAAGTTCAAGCGCCGTTGAGCCGTTCGCAAGAACGTTTTTAGCATCAAGGCTTTTTCGGGATCTTTACTTTCGACAAAAGTAGCTTCCTGCAAGATCAGCGTTCCCCCGTCCCTAAAAAAGAACTTGATCGAGGTCATTGTCTTGGCACCGTTACGCTCGTAGTCGTAACTGTAGAAGCCTACCACATCACGGTTCAGGATCCTCTCGAACGCACCATTCCCTTTTTTAACATGCATCGAATCTCTGTCAAAGTAAATGGTGACCGTTTTGGAGAAAAGCGTAAGAATACCCAGTACAAGCGCAAAAGTAAGTACGGCGACCAAGGGTTTGCCGCCATACCCGAAGCGTGCATGCCAGTCGCCGGTGAACAATATGAACGCCGGTACGAACGCCAACAACGTGATCAAATAGGTCACATACGTTGGCCAGGTATTCACCTTTTTGAACGCGAACTCCGGCGTTTGATACTTTTGCATGATAGGATAACCAACGTACCCGGCACTTGGTTGTCAGGCCCTGTTGTTAGGTCGCCTACTTCTGATATTTCCAGTGTCTCGACTTACCTTCGTTCAGCCATTCCACGGCGGTGTTCATGCGTTTTTGACGGGTGGCTTCCGTCTTGGCTTCGGTTATCCATTCCACGTATTCTTTTTTGTGCGAGTAACCATACTCATTGAATTGCTTTTGAGCACGGGGATGCCGTTCGAGAAACTCTATTAAATAATCGGGGATGATCAATGCAACTTTATCGGATGTGGTGGGCTTGGCTTTTTGTACCTTGATGCCTTTATCGTTCAGGTCTGCCGCCTCGAGCAGGTAACGGATCAGCACGTCATTAGCTGGCAGATCGTTCAGGGAAGTGATGCGGCCCAGGCTGCCCATAGCATCGTTCACCTTCAAAATGCCATCCGGGTCGGCCAATAACGAACCCTTCCAAAATCCGAACGTGCAGTGCTGCTTAAAGGCGGCCATCTGGCATATCGGTCCTTTATACTCGTAAAAAGGCATGCTCCATTTCACGGTCTCCTCCACCTGAGGTAAGGTGTCATGTATCAGCTGACGCAAATGGATCAGGATAGGCTGCGCGAAATCGGCTGCTTTAGCGATGTACTCATCGTGTCGGGGATCAAAATGTGGCATGATCGATAGGTTATTGGTGAACCAAGTTAATGATCGGTATCGATAAGTACAAGAGGGTAGGTGCTATCAAAATGCTCGTCATCGCGAGGAACGAAGCGAATTCTGGTATAGTTCTTTGTGATCCTAAAGATGGAAATAGTTTTCGAGAGCTATCTATAATGTCCTCTCAGCGATAGGATATCAAGTACAATGATCTGGTTTCGTTCATTTACCTCGTACACCAGCCTGTGCTCCTGGTCGATCCGGCGCGACCATGCGCCTGAAAGGCCATACTTTAGAGGTTCTGGTTTGCCAATGCCTTTAAAAGGGTCTTGTTGAATAGCGACCAGCAGAGTAGTTATCTTTTTCTGTATAGCCTTGTTGCCGGAGCGTTTCCAGTATTCGAGATCTTCGATAGCCTTAGGGCTGAAGATCATTTCCATAGGTCGTCAACATTGATCTTTACGCCTTTTCCGTCCTGAATGTCCTTGCGGCCTTGTTCGATCTTTTTCACGAACTCAGGATCATAACCGTCTCTTTCGGAACGAAAATCGATCTTCAGCGCTTTTATCACTGCTTTTAATGCCGCCAGTTGTTCTTTGGTCTTTGGCTGTACGATCAGTGTTTCCATGTAGATATAAACTTACGAAGATCTATAATGTTGTGCAAGCAACTTTGCAACGGCAGGCTACGCATCAAATTTCCTATGTCCCTAAAAGGAAAGGCTGTTAGCCCCTACAACACATGCCCCAGCCTGTTCGAGTCCAATTTGATCAGGATGAACAGGAGGATGGTAAAGCTCCATAACGATGATCCGCCGTAGCTGATGAAGGGCAGCGGGATGCCGATCACCGGCACGAGGCCAATGGTCATCCCGATGTTGATCATCACGTGGAAGAAGATGATGGAGGCCACTCCATAGCCATACACCCGCGAGAAGGGCGATCGCTGTCGTTCGGCCATCATGATCACGCGTAGCAATAATAAGATGAACAGACCGATCACCACTACGGATCCAACAAAGCCCCATTCTTCGCCTATGGTGCAGAATATAAAGTCGGTACTTTGAGCTGGTACAAAGGAATACTTGGTTTGGGTACCCTGCAAATAACCCTTACCCCAAAGCTTGCCCGAGCCGATCGCGATCTTACTTTGGTTCACGTTATAGCCTGCACCTCTAAGATCTGATGATATACCCAGCAGTTCGTCCACACGTGATTTTTGGTGTGGCTTAAGCACGTGGCCGTAAATGAAGCCCACGCTGAAGATATAGCCGATGCATAATACCAACCCCACAACAAGGCCCACCATGGTATCGCGCCGTACCCTGAACAAAAAGATAATGCCCACGGTAATGATCACCAGTGCAGCGATCACATAGAACTGATTATACAGGAGCGAGGTGACGAACAAGGCCACCATCAAACCGGCAACGATCAAAAAGTATGGCGAAAGCCCTTCACGATAAAGTACGAAAATGAGCGAACAAAATACCAGCGTAGAGCCGGTATCGGGCTGCAGCATGATCAGCATCATGGGTAGTATGATAATGCCGGCAGCGGTCAGGAACGATCGTAATTCGGTGATGCGGATATTAACGCCGCTGAGGTAACGTGCCAACAACAAACAGGTACTGAACTTGGCAAATTCAGACGGTTGCAGCCTGAACGTACCCAACGGTATCCAGGCCTGGTTACCTCCTACGTTACGGCCGATCACCAATACCACCATGAGCAGCAGCACCGTGACCACATACAGCACCGGCGCAAGCCCGAAAAAGAAGCGGCTATCAAGCAATAGGATCACCCCGCCCAATATCACCGATGAGATAATGAAGATGAACTGTTTACCATAATTGGTATCCAGGTCGATGATGTGTGGATGCGTTTCATCAAATACCGCCGCATGGATGTTGAACCAGCCAATGGTACACAAGCACAGGTAAATGAACACCGTTAGCCAGTCCACATTAAAGAAAAAGCTGCGCTGGTTATTCATCTTCTTTGCGTTTAGGCTGGTAAGCTAATATGTGCTTCAGGGCGGTGTCCTTCGGGCTTTGGCGCGACGCTGACCTGAGTTCGGTACGTTTGCGGGTAGTATCGGCTTTGTACTTACGTGCACTGTCGCGGCGTATGCTGTCCAGTTTGGTGCTGTCCTTGCGGGTCAGTTTACGGGGCGGTTTGTATCCCGGAGGTGGCGGCAACAGGTTGGCATCTAAAATATATTGTACCTGAGCCTTTGGTTTGGTGATGGTATCGCGCAGATACTTCTCTACCAGATAGCTGGCAATGGGGGCCGCCCATGATGATCCGAACCCTGCGTTCTCTACCACCACCGCAATGGCTATGCGCGGTGTATCGCGCGGGGCAAAGGCCACAAATACCGAGTGGTTCTTGCCATGCGGGTTCTGTACGGTGCCGGTCTTGCCGCACATGATGATGCCCGGTATGCGTGCCTGTACGGCCGTACCGCGGTCCACAACATCCTGCATGCCATCGATAACCGGTTCGAAGTATTGCGGATCGATGCCGACCTCGTTCCGGACGGTATATTCTTTTTTGATCACCTTTTGATCGCCTATAGACTTGATCAGGTGGGGTTTGTAATAATAGCCTCGGTTGGCAATGATCGCCTCGATATTGGCCAGCTGCAATGGAGTGGCCAGTAACTCACCCTGACCAATGGCCAGCGATATGATAGATGATGACCGCCAGCGGTTCTTACCAAAAACGCGATCGTAGCGCAGGGGGGTAGGTACGTTACCTTTGTACTCAAAGGGTAGCTCGACATCCAGTTTGGTACCGAAGCCGAACTTATTCACTTTCACCTTCCAGTCCACCAGGGTTTGCCTGATATTTTTGGCCCCGCGCGCGTTCATCAGCTTGTCGAACACGTTACAGAAGTAGGTATTGCACGATTGTGATATACCCTTACGCAGGTCGGTGACACCGTCAAAGTGCTCACAATTCACCCGGTGATTACCCGCCATGTAATAGTGCGGACAAAAATAAGTGGTTTGCGGGGTAATGATCCCTTCCTGCAAAGCGATCAACGCATCCAACGGTTTAAAGGACGAGCCAGGAGGGTAGGTAGCCTGAATAGGCCTCACAAAGGTAGGCTTATAAGGGTCCTTATACATTTTGGCAATGTTGTTACCGCGCTCACGGCCTACCATGAGGTTAGGATCATATGTAGGGCTGCTCACGAAAGTGAGTATCTCGCCTGTAGAAGGCTCAATAGCCACGATACTGCCCACTTTGTTGCGCATGAGCTTTTCGCCCAGCTTTTGTAAACGCAGGTCCAGCGATGAGGTCAAACGCTCACCCGAGACGGCCAGCGTGTCAAATTCGCCGTTGGCGAAGCTGCCTTTGGCTACGTTGCGCGAATCCACCATCTCGTACCTCACACCTCGTTGACCACGCAGCACGGTCTCGTAAGATCGTTCAACGCCCGATATACCGATGTAATCGCCCCGGTTGTAAAAACCGTTCGACTTCTCGATCATTTTATCGTTCACCTCACCAATGTAGCCCAAAAAGTGAGCGGCCACCGAGTCGGGATACGTACGCACGGTACGGGGCTGTGCGGTAAAGCCGGGAAACTCATCCTGCAAGCGTTCCTGCAAAGGGGCATATACTTCTACCGATATTTGCTTTTCAAATATGGATGGACGGTAAGGAGAGTATTTTTTGGCTTTATCGAAGCGCTTGTCGAAGCCTGCTTTATCGATGCCCAGCATGCGGCAAAATTCAAGCGTGTCAAAAGGCTTTACCTTTTTAGGGGTCACCAATATATCGTACACAGGTACGTTCTGCACCAGTACCTTGCCATTACGGTCAAATATGGCCCCACGGGCCGGGTAAATCACCGTTTTACGGAGTACGTTCTTGTTGGCGAACAGCGCATAACGGTCATCAACGATCTGGATATAGTAAAGCCTGCCCAGCAATACCAACGCAATAACGATGAAGATGGTGGTAATGACGTATCGGCGCTCAAAAAAATTATTCATTTATCGTTCTTTCCTTCTGTAAAAAACAAAGCTGGAGATCAGTATCAAAAATAAGGTAAAAACCGAACTTGACAGAAAACGCAGCAAAGTAAATCGGATCTCAGTAAGGCTGAAAACTTCGAGGTTGAATAAAAAGAAGTGGTGGATGAGTGTCAGGATAAGCGAGTAGGTGAAGAACCAGCGAAAGCCCATGTTACCCAGCGTAGGGTCGGCCTCGTTGTCAAAACCATCGCGCTGTACGGTAACGCTAATGAAAAGCACGCGCACAAAGGCCAATAGGGTACAAGCCGCCGCATGCAGGCCAGGCGTATCATAAAAGGCATCGATAGTGAGACCCAGTATGAACGACAGCACGAATAGCACCAGGTTTGGTGTTTCGAGCGGTAGCAGCAGGATAAACAGGATGTACGGATATGGCAACGAGATGTTGTACAGCGAT
This window harbors:
- the rodA gene encoding rod shape-determining protein RodA; the protein is MNNQRSFFFNVDWLTVFIYLCLCTIGWFNIHAAVFDETHPHIIDLDTNYGKQFIFIISSVILGGVILLLDSRFFFGLAPVLYVVTVLLLMVVLVIGRNVGGNQAWIPLGTFRLQPSEFAKFSTCLLLARYLSGVNIRITELRSFLTAAGIIILPMMLIMLQPDTGSTLVFCSLIFVLYREGLSPYFLIVAGLMVALFVTSLLYNQFYVIAALVIITVGIIFLFRVRRDTMVGLVVGLVLCIGYIFSVGFIYGHVLKPHQKSRVDELLGISSDLRGAGYNVNQSKIAIGSGKLWGKGYLQGTQTKYSFVPAQSTDFIFCTIGEEWGFVGSVVVIGLFILLLLRVIMMAERQRSPFSRVYGYGVASIIFFHVMINIGMTIGLVPVIGIPLPFISYGGSSLWSFTILLFILIKLDSNRLGHVL
- the mrdA gene encoding penicillin-binding protein 2 — encoded protein: MNNFFERRYVITTIFIVIALVLLGRLYYIQIVDDRYALFANKNVLRKTVIYPARGAIFDRNGKVLVQNVPVYDILVTPKKVKPFDTLEFCRMLGIDKAGFDKRFDKAKKYSPYRPSIFEKQISVEVYAPLQERLQDEFPGFTAQPRTVRTYPDSVAAHFLGYIGEVNDKMIEKSNGFYNRGDYIGISGVERSYETVLRGQRGVRYEMVDSRNVAKGSFANGEFDTLAVSGERLTSSLDLRLQKLGEKLMRNKVGSIVAIEPSTGEILTFVSSPTYDPNLMVGRERGNNIAKMYKDPYKPTFVRPIQATYPPGSSFKPLDALIALQEGIITPQTTYFCPHYYMAGNHRVNCEHFDGVTDLRKGISQSCNTYFCNVFDKLMNARGAKNIRQTLVDWKVKVNKFGFGTKLDVELPFEYKGNVPTPLRYDRVFGKNRWRSSSIISLAIGQGELLATPLQLANIEAIIANRGYYYKPHLIKSIGDQKVIKKEYTVRNEVGIDPQYFEPVIDGMQDVVDRGTAVQARIPGIIMCGKTGTVQNPHGKNHSVFVAFAPRDTPRIAIAVVVENAGFGSSWAAPIASYLVEKYLRDTITKPKAQVQYILDANLLPPPPGYKPPRKLTRKDSTKLDSIRRDSARKYKADTTRKRTELRSASRQSPKDTALKHILAYQPKRKEDE
- the mreD gene encoding rod shape-determining protein MreD; translated protein: MSRTLIYNLIRFVVLVLVQVFLLKNISLYNISLPYPYILFILLLPLETPNLVLFVLSFILGLTIDAFYDTPGLHAAACTLLAFVRVLFISVTVQRDGFDNEADPTLGNMGFRWFFTYSLILTLIHHFFLFNLEVFSLTEIRFTLLRFLSSSVFTLFLILISSFVFYRRKER